A region of Phytohabitans rumicis DNA encodes the following proteins:
- a CDS encoding acyl-CoA dehydrogenase family protein yields MRDDDFRSEIREWLAANVTPELRGVGGPGREHEAFEGRLAFNRRLAAAGWTCLAWPQEYGGRGAPLARQVIFHEEYARAGAPARVDHIGETLVGPTLIAFGTPEQQRRFLPRIASVEDLWCQGYSEPGAGSDLAAVSTKARLDGDRWVLGGQKTWTSLAHVADWCFVLARTGGERHAGLSYLLVPMRQPGVTVRPIRQLTGTSEFNEVFFDDAYTERDLVVGEVGEGWRVAMGTLAFERGAATVGQQIGFQREWDAVAALARRTGADTDPLIRDRLTRAWIGLSVLRSHTLRALAGEPSPQDASVVKVLWSRWHRGLGELAMEVRGAAGTVARGEPYDLDEWQRLFLFSRADTIYGGSDEIQRNIIATRVLGLPKGTSR; encoded by the coding sequence TTGCGCGATGATGACTTCCGCAGCGAGATCCGCGAATGGCTGGCGGCCAACGTCACCCCCGAGCTGCGCGGTGTCGGCGGCCCGGGGCGCGAGCACGAGGCGTTCGAGGGACGGCTGGCCTTCAACCGGCGGCTCGCCGCCGCCGGCTGGACCTGCCTGGCCTGGCCCCAGGAGTACGGCGGCCGCGGCGCCCCGCTCGCCCGACAAGTGATCTTCCATGAGGAGTACGCGCGGGCCGGCGCCCCGGCCCGCGTCGACCACATCGGTGAGACGCTGGTCGGCCCGACCCTCATCGCCTTCGGCACGCCGGAGCAGCAGCGGCGGTTCCTGCCCCGGATCGCCTCCGTCGAGGACCTGTGGTGCCAGGGCTACTCCGAGCCGGGCGCCGGCTCCGACCTCGCCGCGGTGTCCACCAAGGCCCGGCTCGACGGCGACCGCTGGGTGCTGGGTGGGCAGAAGACCTGGACGTCGCTGGCGCACGTCGCCGACTGGTGCTTCGTGCTGGCCCGTACCGGCGGCGAACGCCACGCCGGCCTGTCGTACCTGCTGGTGCCGATGCGCCAGCCGGGCGTCACGGTGCGCCCGATCCGGCAGCTGACCGGCACGTCGGAGTTCAACGAGGTGTTCTTCGACGACGCGTACACCGAGCGCGACCTGGTGGTCGGCGAGGTGGGGGAGGGGTGGCGGGTGGCCATGGGCACGCTGGCCTTCGAGCGCGGCGCGGCCACCGTGGGCCAGCAGATCGGCTTCCAGCGCGAGTGGGACGCCGTGGCGGCGCTCGCGCGGCGTACCGGCGCGGACACCGACCCGCTGATCCGCGACCGGCTCACCCGAGCCTGGATCGGCCTGTCCGTGCTGCGCAGCCACACGCTGCGGGCGCTGGCCGGCGAGCCGTCGCCCCAGGACGCCTCGGTGGTGAAGGTGCTGTGGTCCCGCTGGCACCGCGGGCTCGGCGAACTGGCCATGGAGGTGCGGGGGGCGGCCGGGACGGTGGCGCGGGGCGAGCCGTACGACCTGGACGAGTGGCAGCGGCTGTTCCTGTTCAGCCGGGCCGACACCATCTACGGCGGCTCCGACGAGATCCAGCGCAACATCATTGCCACCCGCGTGCTCGGCCTACCGAAGGGAACGTCCCGATGA
- a CDS encoding FadD3 family acyl-CoA ligase: MTLTIPSAVAAAARDHGRAPALVQPDGPRLSYVDLHERVRTVARALIASGLEPGDRIAIWAPNTHHWVEAALGASYAGATLVPVNTRFTGPEALDVITRSGARGLVVADHFLGVDRLAALRAAAAEEGAELPKLIIRTPGPDWSTLDELAAAVPAAEADERAAAVSPDDVSDILYTSGTTGRSKGAMSAHRQALAVAEDWARIGGLGPHDRYLVINPFFHNFGFKAGILACLRSGAAIVPQAVFDIGEAMRLVAEERITVLPGAPTIYTSILDHPDRAKHDLSTLRLAVTGAATVPAALVERMRDELTFDTVLTAYGLTEAVVATMCRPGDDPHTVAHTCGRAAAGFEVRIAPDGEVLLRGPNVMLGYLDDPEATAAAIDADGWLHTGDAGSLDERGYLTITDRLKDMYICGGFNVYPAEVEKALARLPGVAESAVVGVPDPRLGEVGRAYVVARPGHKLSTVEVVDFCKRSLANYKVPRSVEFRAELPRNASGKVLKYLLREETR; encoded by the coding sequence GTGACGCTCACCATCCCCTCCGCCGTGGCCGCCGCGGCCCGCGACCACGGCCGGGCACCCGCGCTCGTCCAGCCGGACGGGCCGCGACTGAGCTATGTGGACCTTCACGAACGGGTCCGCACCGTCGCCCGCGCGCTCATCGCCTCGGGCCTGGAGCCCGGCGACCGGATCGCCATCTGGGCGCCCAACACGCACCACTGGGTCGAGGCCGCGCTGGGCGCCAGCTATGCCGGCGCCACCCTCGTCCCGGTCAACACGCGGTTCACCGGCCCGGAGGCGCTGGACGTCATCACCCGCAGCGGGGCGCGCGGGCTCGTCGTGGCGGACCATTTCCTCGGCGTGGACCGGCTCGCGGCACTGCGGGCGGCCGCCGCCGAGGAGGGCGCCGAACTGCCCAAGCTCATCATCCGCACCCCCGGCCCGGACTGGTCCACACTGGACGAGCTGGCCGCCGCCGTGCCGGCCGCCGAGGCCGACGAGCGCGCCGCCGCGGTGTCCCCGGACGACGTCAGCGACATCCTCTACACCTCCGGGACCACCGGCCGCAGCAAGGGCGCGATGAGCGCGCACCGCCAGGCCCTGGCCGTCGCCGAGGACTGGGCGCGGATCGGCGGGCTCGGCCCGCACGACCGCTACCTCGTCATCAACCCGTTCTTCCACAACTTCGGGTTCAAGGCCGGCATCCTCGCGTGCCTGCGCAGCGGCGCCGCCATCGTGCCGCAGGCGGTCTTCGACATCGGCGAGGCGATGCGGCTGGTCGCCGAGGAACGGATCACAGTGCTGCCCGGCGCGCCGACCATCTACACGAGCATCCTCGACCACCCCGACCGCGCCAAGCACGACCTTTCCACACTGCGCCTGGCGGTGACCGGCGCGGCGACCGTGCCGGCCGCGCTGGTCGAGCGGATGCGCGACGAACTGACGTTCGACACGGTGCTGACGGCGTACGGGCTGACCGAGGCGGTCGTCGCCACGATGTGCCGGCCCGGCGACGACCCGCACACCGTCGCGCACACCTGCGGGCGGGCCGCCGCCGGCTTCGAGGTGCGGATCGCCCCGGACGGCGAGGTGCTGCTACGCGGGCCGAACGTGATGCTCGGCTACCTCGACGACCCGGAGGCCACCGCCGCCGCCATCGACGCGGACGGCTGGCTGCACACCGGCGACGCGGGCAGCCTCGACGAGCGCGGCTACCTCACCATCACCGACCGGCTCAAGGACATGTACATCTGCGGCGGCTTCAACGTGTACCCGGCCGAGGTCGAGAAGGCCCTGGCCCGGCTGCCCGGCGTGGCCGAGTCGGCGGTCGTCGGCGTGCCCGACCCGCGCCTCGGCGAGGTCGGCCGGGCGTACGTCGTGGCCCGGCCCGGCCACAAGCTGTCCACTGTGGAGGTCGTGGACTTCTGCAAACGGTCGCTCGCCAACTACAAGGTGCCGCGCTCGGTGGAGTTCCGCGCCGAGTTGCCCCGCAACGCGTCCGGGAAGGTCCTCAAGTACCTGCTCCGGGAGGAGACCCGATGA
- a CDS encoding enoyl-CoA hydratase: MTDEPVVRYERRGAIALVTMNRPRYRNAQNSAMTYALDDAFTRAVDDADVAVVVLAGAGDHFSAGHDIGSPGRDVDKSFPRRAVMWWDHVDKPGGDLRYAREMEVYLGMCRRWREMPKPAIAMVQGACVAGGLMLAWVCDLIVAADDAFFADPVVRMGIPGVEYFAHPWLLGSRFAKEVLFTGDRFDAKRAYEVGMVNRVVPRADLAETTFALAERIATMPRFGLALTKRAVNQCEDLMGMRSAMDSVFGLHHLAHAHNAEVTGNPLAGLDARGMRDKA; this comes from the coding sequence ATGACCGACGAACCCGTGGTGCGGTACGAGCGGCGGGGTGCGATCGCGCTGGTGACGATGAACCGGCCGCGCTACCGCAACGCGCAGAACTCCGCGATGACGTACGCCCTGGACGACGCGTTCACCCGTGCGGTCGACGACGCGGACGTCGCCGTGGTGGTCCTCGCCGGCGCGGGCGACCACTTCTCCGCCGGGCACGACATCGGCAGCCCCGGGCGGGACGTGGACAAATCATTTCCCCGCCGGGCCGTCATGTGGTGGGACCACGTCGACAAGCCCGGCGGCGACCTGCGGTACGCCCGCGAGATGGAGGTGTATCTGGGCATGTGCCGGCGCTGGCGGGAGATGCCCAAGCCGGCCATCGCGATGGTGCAGGGCGCCTGTGTGGCCGGCGGGCTCATGCTGGCCTGGGTGTGCGACCTGATCGTCGCCGCCGATGACGCGTTCTTCGCCGATCCGGTGGTGCGCATGGGCATCCCGGGCGTGGAGTACTTCGCGCACCCGTGGCTGCTCGGCTCCCGCTTCGCCAAGGAGGTGCTCTTCACCGGCGACCGCTTCGACGCCAAGCGGGCGTACGAGGTGGGCATGGTGAACCGGGTGGTGCCCCGCGCCGACTTGGCGGAGACGACGTTCGCGCTGGCGGAGCGGATCGCCACGATGCCACGGTTCGGGCTCGCCCTCACCAAGCGCGCCGTCAACCAGTGCGAGGACCTGATGGGCATGCGGTCCGCGATGGACTCCGTCTTCGGCCTGCACCACCTCGCGCACGCGCACAACGCCGAGGTGACCGGCAACCCGCTGGCCGGCCTGGACGCGCGCGGCATGCGGGACAAGGCATGA
- a CDS encoding acyl-CoA dehydrogenase family protein — protein MNLDLDADALAFRAEVREWLAAHVPGVPLPSVDTAEGDVAHREWERELAKARLSAVSWPTGYGGRDAPALHWLLFEEEYHAAGAPVRIGQNGLFLLAPTLFAHGTAEQRDRLLPRMARADDVWAQAWSEPDAGSDLAAIRSRGTRTDCGWLLSGTKTWSSRAAFADRAFGLFRTDPLAERHRGLTYVMFDLRADGVTVRPIRQLSGESGFAEIFLDGVFVPDADVIGAPGEGWRVAMSTAGHERGLTLRSPGRFQAAAARLVQLWRDAGDPDDTALRDRVVDAWIAAQAYRMHGFAALDGTAAAATASMGKVFWSELDIALHETALELLGPHGELRGGWLDGYLFALAGPIYAGTNEIQRSIIAERLLGLPR, from the coding sequence ATGAACCTCGACCTGGACGCCGACGCCCTCGCCTTCCGGGCCGAGGTGCGCGAATGGCTGGCCGCGCACGTGCCGGGCGTACCACTGCCCAGTGTGGACACCGCGGAGGGCGACGTGGCGCACCGCGAATGGGAGCGGGAGCTGGCCAAGGCGCGGCTGTCGGCGGTGTCCTGGCCCACCGGGTACGGCGGCCGGGACGCGCCGGCCCTGCACTGGCTGCTGTTCGAGGAGGAGTACCACGCGGCCGGCGCGCCCGTGCGGATCGGCCAGAACGGCCTCTTCCTGCTCGCGCCGACGCTGTTCGCGCACGGCACCGCCGAGCAGCGCGACCGGCTGCTGCCCCGGATGGCGCGGGCGGACGACGTGTGGGCACAGGCGTGGTCCGAGCCGGACGCCGGCAGCGACCTGGCCGCCATCCGGTCCCGCGGTACGCGTACCGATTGCGGGTGGCTGCTGTCCGGCACGAAGACGTGGAGCTCCCGGGCCGCGTTCGCCGACCGGGCGTTCGGCCTGTTCCGCACCGACCCACTGGCGGAGCGGCACCGCGGGCTCACCTACGTCATGTTCGACCTGCGCGCCGACGGCGTCACCGTCCGGCCGATCCGCCAGCTGAGCGGCGAGTCAGGCTTCGCGGAGATCTTCCTGGACGGGGTCTTCGTGCCGGACGCGGACGTGATCGGCGCTCCCGGCGAGGGCTGGCGGGTCGCGATGAGCACGGCCGGTCACGAGCGCGGCCTCACGCTGCGCAGCCCGGGACGGTTCCAGGCGGCCGCCGCCCGGCTGGTGCAGCTGTGGCGGGACGCCGGGGACCCGGACGACACCGCCCTGCGTGATCGCGTCGTGGACGCCTGGATCGCCGCGCAGGCGTACCGGATGCACGGTTTCGCGGCGCTGGACGGCACCGCGGCGGCGGCCACCGCGAGCATGGGCAAGGTCTTCTGGTCCGAACTGGACATCGCCCTGCACGAGACCGCGCTGGAGCTGCTGGGTCCGCACGGGGAGCTGCGCGGCGGCTGGCTCGACGGATACCTGTTCGCGCTCGCCGGCCCGATCTACGCCGGCACCAACGAGATCCAGCGCAGCATCATCGCCGAACGGCTGCTGGGGCTGCCGCGATGA
- a CDS encoding acyl-CoA dehydrogenase family protein, with product MRLALSDEQTQFGAALHELLDGADVAAAARDWATGDHARGLALWRRLAATGVTALAIPERHGGAGADPADLVVACEELGHHAMPGPVAESVAAVPTLLAALGDQGSLPRLAEGDLIATLAAPPQLPYALDADAAGLVLLAADGALRMGVPGAALRSVDASRRLFEVGAGAPVAPDAAAAIARALDLGALAGAAQLLGAGRALLETAGDYARQRTQFGRPVGQFQAVKHQLADVAIGLEFARPLLYAAAVTLAPRDISAARVACADAADRAARTALQVHGAMGYTQEYGLDRWLTKVRALRSSWGTQAEHRARVMAALAG from the coding sequence ATGAGACTCGCACTGTCGGACGAGCAGACCCAGTTCGGCGCGGCCCTGCACGAGCTACTGGACGGGGCCGACGTGGCCGCCGCGGCGCGGGACTGGGCCACCGGAGACCACGCCCGCGGGCTGGCGCTCTGGCGCCGGCTCGCGGCGACCGGTGTGACGGCGCTGGCGATCCCCGAACGCCACGGCGGCGCCGGGGCGGACCCGGCCGACCTGGTCGTCGCGTGCGAGGAGTTGGGCCACCACGCCATGCCCGGTCCGGTGGCCGAATCGGTCGCGGCCGTCCCGACCCTGCTGGCGGCGCTCGGTGATCAGGGCTCGCTCCCCCGGCTCGCCGAGGGCGACCTCATCGCCACCCTCGCCGCGCCGCCCCAGCTCCCCTACGCCCTCGACGCCGACGCCGCTGGGCTCGTCCTGCTCGCCGCGGACGGCGCGTTGCGCATGGGAGTTCCCGGTGCCGCCCTGCGGTCGGTGGACGCCAGCCGGCGCCTCTTCGAGGTCGGTGCCGGCGCGCCCGTCGCCCCGGACGCGGCGGCGGCCATCGCCCGCGCCCTCGACCTGGGCGCGCTGGCCGGCGCCGCGCAGCTGCTCGGCGCCGGCCGGGCCCTGCTGGAGACGGCCGGCGACTACGCCCGGCAGCGCACCCAGTTCGGCCGGCCGGTCGGGCAGTTCCAGGCCGTCAAGCACCAGCTCGCCGACGTCGCGATCGGGCTGGAGTTCGCCCGCCCGCTGCTGTACGCCGCCGCCGTCACGCTCGCGCCCCGGGACATCTCGGCCGCCCGGGTCGCCTGCGCGGACGCCGCCGACCGGGCCGCCCGCACCGCACTGCAGGTGCACGGCGCGATGGGCTACACGCAGGAGTACGGCCTCGACCGCTGGCTGACCAAGGTGCGCGCGCTCCGATCGTCCTGGGGCACCCAGGCGGAGCACCGGGCCCGGGTGATGGCGGCGCTGGCGGGATGA